The Panicum virgatum strain AP13 chromosome 6K, P.virgatum_v5, whole genome shotgun sequence nucleotide sequence ATCGACCCTGTCACCCACAAATCCATCAGTGGCACTCTCACCAGCACCACAGATGACAAATCAGCTAAGGCAGCGGCAAGCCTCAGCCACATGGCTCAGTGGGAGAGTGCCCGCCTCGAGGCTGAGGCACGGCTGGCTCGAGAATCGAAGATGCGAATAGCAGCACCGACACCAACCTCACTCCATTCGCAGCAAACGAATGTCGCTGCCTCCACTGCTTCTCCATGCCTTGATGTGTTGCATGCATGGCAGGTTGCAAAGATAGACCTGGATTCACCTACCTCCACACTGACGTTTACAGGGAGCAATAGTGGCATGCTGCCAACCCCCAGGACCAACAGACTAGAGGTATCGGAAAGCAACTCTGCAATGTGGCAGAGTAATGAGCTCGAGGGTGACGAGAGCGATTGGCAGTTCTTCAGCAAGCACCAGCAAGTGCTGGGACTGGAAGGCAAGGAGAAGGAAGAGGATTTCATCGGCTGTGAGGAGGTGTGGTTCACTGGAATGGCTGGGGTTGGAGCTGGCTTCACGGGCATGATGCTTGATGGATCCAATGAGCATGACGCATCAGAATGCTGGGGTGAGTCCAGCAATGGCCAAACTGAGCACAGCAACCAAGCATCAGATGGGGATGACAAGAATTATTGGAATGGCGTCCTCGGGATGGTGAACTCAGAGCTGCCACCCCAGTCACCCCCATTGGTCTAGAATATATTCCCCTCCGGGTTTTTTTCAAGGGCTTCTGAGCAAAATCTATTGGATCATCAAAAGTCAAAAGAGAAGCAGAAAGAGCGCTACAAATAAATGCTACAACTGCTGCAACAGTATGAAGTTTTTTCTCCATGCATGTGAAAGTGAAATAATTAGCCATTGTGTGGATGCAGTAAATAAATTATATTACCTTATGTCAGTTTATCTTTTGTTGGCCTAGTGCTGGAAATAACTGTATGATAGACAGAAGGACCCCAGCAGGGACACTACATTAATGACACACGGACTTTACAGTTGTTAGTTCAACGCCCAAGTTAGGcccctgtttagatctttacccgtaaaccttgtaaatgcaaaaaaaaaaacatcacatcgaatgtttcgacacatgcatggagtactaaatgagtctacttaatccatgatttgcaacagtgatgctacagtaaccatctgctaattattgattaattatagattaattagcatcattagattcgtctcgcgatttacaacccatctgtacaaaaaattttgtaaatagacttcatttagtacttcaaattagtaagattccaacgcaaaaaaaatttgaactctaactaaacacggccttagagTATCACTTTAGTTCAAAAGTGGAGTTGCAAGCAATTTCAGTAAATAAGGACACAGAAGTGCCTCAGCTGAAGTATAGGggcaagaaaagagagagatttAAACTGCTTCATGGGAGATTGAGAATAAACATTGTGATATATTACCACCGTTGATTTGTTATGGGGTTATGTAAAACTGGAAAAACATGTAGACACACCGACTGAACATGAAGGCAAAAGACAAAACACTGACCTCGCAACGAAGGAAGAAAGGACAACCATGACCCCGTTGAAATAACTATGCAACATTGCATTATTGAGACTACAGTACAGGTCCTTCCCTCTGCACATGGCCTCTCAAAACAGATCAACCTCTTGAGCCAGAGGAAGACTGTACCACTTTGTTCAACAGCTTCGTTGGATCCCTGAAAACACTGTCATCATCATAATTCTACAAAATTGCCCTTTTGCCTCAACAACCACTGCATTTAGAATTCCTTATTGCAGATTTCAATCAGTACTTTTGATAGTGATAGTCTTTTGTTTCAAATAAGTTATCATCTGTACTTCTACTTTTACGAACTGACCATCTGTAATTTGAAGCAAGTGAGAAATACTAATGTGAACACGACGAAATTACACGAAATTTGAAGCATGCAGATTAACTAGCAATTGTATAAGTATTAAGTGGTAATTTTTCATGAATTTGGAAGTACATGTCCTACAGTGTTGAAAACAGCAGGGCAGCACTATACCAACTTATAAGTATGTTAAGAAAATTCAAAGCACAAAAGTAGGTACCTGCAATCGATCAGTTGCATAGAATGTAATTCATCTTTTTTTAAAAGCAAATACACCCGACTTACATCTAAATTCTCTGTTAATGTCCATGGAAAATAGAAGAAATAATCAAATAAACTAAATAGCCAAAAGAGACTCTTAAGAGAAAGGTAAATAAGGTGAGAAGTGACAACAGACACCTAGCTCATGGTGAATACCACAATGCGCACAACCAAATTAGATGTTAGTGCTTCTACCAAAATAGGAGTATGGTTAGTGTACAAGAAGTTGGTGCACTAATGTTAGCTGCCACAATAACCGTACCATATATACGAGAAACTGTGGGTACAGATACAGACTAAGACACTTTCAGTTGAACTAACTGGTACCCATAGTAGTAGTTGCCAGAAATCCGTGAGTGCTTCAACCACACTGCTTGTATATGCTACAGGTTCACATGATGTAaaattccttttctttttcaggCTTTCAAGGTGGAAAATCACCATTAATGTGAAAAAACATCAGCTAGGAGCTATTGCATTTGGTGCAAAAGAGCCAGCAAAGACTAAGTGTACAACCTGTTGATACAAGTCAATGCTGGTATGGAAAATCATTCGTGCACAACCCGAGGTGGGAGTTTCTAATCTAACAAAATTTTGTCTGAAGTTAATTGAAACCCCCAGAAGGGCCAGAACAGCTCCACATGTCCATCCCTCGACCTCACCTTACATGAGAACAGCATCACACTTCTTGAATTTCTGAAGAGCCTGACCCTCTGAATACGCCATACCGATCGAAGCCTCGCCATGCCCCCCAACACCCATGTAATACAGTCTCCAGTCATAGGCCCCATCCATTTGCACCAAGTAAGGTGAACCAACCCCAGCGCCATCCCACCCTTCGTCCTCCTCAGACGGGCACAGCACTGGCATCTCACTGGACCGCCTCCAGCCTTTCAAGCCGTCCTCCGACACGGCCATTCCAATGCTCACCCTCCCATCGGCATCAACACCCTCATACACCATGACATACCGCCCGGCAGCACGGTCACGGACAACATGTCCGTGCCGCACTCCGCACTCATCAAACGATCCAGCACGGCCCCCCTCGAGCACCTTCCCCATCTTGGTCCACCGGATGCCGTCCCTGGACCTCGCCAGACCGATGGCGTGCCGCTGCGACATTTCGTCGAACGAGTGGTAGTACATCCGCAGGTCCCCGTCCGCGTGCATCACCACCTTGGGCGCGGCAATGCAGCGCGCCTCCCACCCGCGGGGTtcctcccgctcctcctccccgacGCCGAGGAGCGCGCCGGTGTGGTGGTCCCCCTCGATGCGCGCCCAGTTGCGGCCGTCCTGGCTGATGGCGAGCCCAGGCAGCGCGGGGACGTCCGCGGCGGGGAACGCGGAGCCGAACCGCCCGTCGGTGGAGCCCGCGTAGTAGAGCCAGTAGACCGCGGAGGACGGGACGCGGCGCGAGGACGCGGCGGGGCCGGAGATGAGGAGGACGTCggaggggcggacggcggcggtgtcGAACGCCCACCAGTCCTCGGAGGGCAGCAGCGGGTCCGGGGGGACGGGGGCGCTCCAGCGGAGCCCGTCCGGGGAGGTGGAGAGGGCCACGTGCGCGCCGGACTGGTGCCAGAGGAGCCACCCGCCGCCGTCTGGGGCGCGCTTGACGACGGGGGAGCCCgcgtcgcggaggaggaggccgcgggccgcggcggcggcggcggcggtggaggagacggagTGCTGGGTCGGGGCGGGGCAGCGGAGAGGAGCGGGGTGTCATGAGCTACATCTGTATGTATGGACCTAAGGCCATGCAATAAACTCTATTGGCCCTGCGTGCCGACTCGGCCACGAGCCTGTGCACCAGTACTTGTGCCTGTGCCTGTGCCTGTGCGGCGACGGGAAACCCATCAATAGAAAACCTAAACACAACTACTGTTCCTCTCTCCCTCGCTTGCTCTGCCGAGGCGGCGCCGCCAACCTCGCCCCCCCCCCTTGTGCGCGACGCCGGCAAAGTTACCCCAGGAGCGTGACATTTGGTATCCAGAGCCTCCTCTCCACCGCGGCGACTCGATCCTGTCCTGTCCCGCCGGATTAGTTGACCCTGGCGCCACCAttcaccaccgccaccacttcCCGACCTCCACTCAATCCACAACCCAGTTCACCTTCCCCaagcccaccaccaccaccaccgcccccccccccccccaaatctcGCCAACACGGCCGGAAACCACCAACCCTAACAGCAAGGATGGCCACGGCGGAGGAGAAACTCGATCTCCTTGTCACCGAAGTGAAGGCCCTCCAGGGTTGGCAACTCAAGCTGCTCACCACCGTCGACGATCTCAACACGTGGAGTATCAACGCCGACTCAATCTCCACCGAGCTCAGCATGTCGATGAAGAATCTCACGTCGCGCATCGaggccttggaagcagcaaCCGCTACTGCTCCGCCTCAGGCCCCGCCGCGCGAGGAAGAGGGGCGGGCCAACGGCCACCGCGTCGTACCACACTACCAGGGTGTCGATGGGAGGAACTCTTCTCTCCATCACACCCTGGTCAAGGGTGAGAATCACTTTCCCAATTCCACTTTCTTGGCTATTGATTTCCCTGAGACCAGCACTAGAAGGCAGAACATGTTTACTCACCAGTATGACTCTAGAGAGTTCAAGTTGCCTAAGTTAGATTTCCCTAAATTCAGTGGTGAACACCCTAGAGTGTGgaaagaaaaatgtgaaaaatacTTTGCCATGTATAATGTTCCTATGCATGTGTGGGTCCCCTTTGAAACCATCAATTTTAGGGGTAATGCTGAGCTATGGTTGCAAACTTATGAAGCACAACACTCCATTGACAATTGGCCTGAGTTGTGTGTAGCAGTAGAGAAGAAGTTTGGTCAGGACCTTTACCATAACTACATGAGAGATC carries:
- the LOC120712437 gene encoding transcription factor MYB106-like, whose product is MIRHGKFSVIPPIMLMIYSSSSARCLLILLYLSSSRALSCQLDFTTITHHTALMGRSPCCEKIGLKKGPWTPEEDQKLLAYIEEHGHGSWRSLPAKAGLQRCGKSCRLRWTNYLRPDIKRGKFSLQEEQTIIQLHALLGNRWSAIATHLPKRTDNEIKNYWNTHLKKRLAKMGIDPVTHKSISGTLTSTTDDKSAKAAASLSHMAQWESARLEAEARLARESKMRIAAPTPTSLHSQQTNVAASTASPCLDVLHAWQVAKIDLDSPTSTLTFTGSNSGMLPTPRTNRLEVSESNSAMWQSNELEGDESDWQFFSKHQQVLGLEGKEKEEDFIGCEEVWFTGMAGVGAGFTGMMLDGSNEHDASECWGESSNGQTEHSNQASDGDDKNYWNGVLGMVNSELPPQSPPLV
- the LOC120713447 gene encoding uncharacterized protein LOC120713447, whose product is HPAPLRCPAPTQHSVSSTAAAAAAARGLLLRDAGSPVVKRAPDGGGWLLWHQSGAHVALSTSPDGLRWSAPVPPDPLLPSEDWWAFDTAAVRPSDVLLISGPAASSRRVPSSAVYWLYYAGSTDGRFGSAFPAADVPALPGLAISQDGRNWARIEGDHHTGALLGVGEEEREEPRGWEARCIAAPKVVMHADGDLRMYYHSFDEMSQRHAIGLARSRDGIRWTKMGKVLEGGRAGSFDECGVRHGHVVRDRAAGRYVMVYEGVDADGRVSIGMAVSEDGLKGWRRSSEMPVLCPSEEDEGWDGAGVGSPYLVQMDGAYDWRLYYMGVGGHGEASIGMAYSEGQALQKFKKCDAVLM